DNA from Equus asinus isolate D_3611 breed Donkey chromosome 17, EquAss-T2T_v2, whole genome shotgun sequence:
CCCATTTCCCAAATTCAGTTTCTCCCGGAGGTCCAGGGGCAGCTGCATCTCTGGTGAGAGGCTGGTGGCTTTAGGGTCACAGCTCGAAGCCTCTGGTCCCAGTCGGAGCCACCCCGAGTGACGGCTGCCGGGTGGGTGCTGAGAGATCCCCAGCCCCGAGTCAGCGACGCCAGGGGCTGCTGCCATGCCCCAGGCTGCCCACCTGGCACAGCAGGTGCTGCCGCGGGGGAAACGGGCCCCTCGCCTGGGTCCGTTGGCCCTGGGCCGGCCTCTGTGAAGCGGGCACCTCCACTGGGCCCCCTGGGGGGGCTCCATGGCCTTTTCTGAACTCCTGGACCGAGTGGGCGGTCTGGGCAGGTTCCAGGTTCTCCAGACGGTAGCCCTGGTGGTCCCCATCGTGTGGCTCACCACTCACAACATAGTGGAGAACTTCTCGGCCGCCGTGCCTAGCCATTGCTGCTGGGTGCCCCTCCTGGACAACAGGACTACCCAGGCCAGTGCCCCCGGCGCCCTGGGCCCTGAGGCCCTCCTGACCGTCTCCATCCCACCGGGCCCCAACCAGGGGCCCCACCAGTGTCGCCGCTTCCGCCACCCACAGTGACAGCTCCTGGACCCCAACACCACAGCCACCAACTGGAGCGAGGCCACCACAGAGCCATGCGTGGACGGCTGGGTCTATGACCTCAGCACCTTCACCTCCACCATTGTGGCCGAGGTAAGGGCCTCCCCTGACACCCTCCCCAGGTCCTGGCAGCTTAGAGGCCAAAGTCACAGCTCACAGTTGGCTGGACTCAAAatagtccaggcccaggagggacCCTCCTCAGGCCTCATTCTCGTGGGCTTCCTGCCCATCCTGGGCCACATGGCCCCACAGGGGTGCTGGTGGCAGGAATCAGCCTACAGACAGACATCTGCCCTGGGCTCGTGGGAGAGGGGGCAGCACCAAGAATGGGCGCCCTGGACACCCAAGTGAGCCCTGCTGCCACTGACGAGCTGTGACTCAGGCAGCTCCAGGACCCCATTTCCACCGCCTGTCACAGGGGGACTCGGAGAAGAGTCACTGTATTCCCAGAGGCCACTGCAGGAGGCACGTCAGACAAATCTGGGGAAGCGGGAGGGGCAGCCATCCCAGTCAGCGAGAAGGGGCCTCTCTGGAATGAACCAGAAGGAAGCGGCCTGGGTctcgggggtggggaggaggtgccAGCTCCCGGCGGCTGCTGCTGAGTGGGCGAGGCAGGGGAGGGCGTGAGGCTAGAGAGGGCAACAGGGAGCCATGGAGGGGCTTGGGCAGGGGTGACAGCCCTCGCTACCCCACAGGGCCCTGCCCTATGGCTCTACAGGTCACGGAGCTAGACACCCACCCCCGGCTCCCAGGAGCCTTCCCATCGCTCTCTGCCCCTCCTACCTGGCTCTCCTCTCCCACCAGTGGGACCTGGTGTGCGACTCGCAGGCCCTGAAGCCCGTGTCCCAGTCCATCTACTTGGCTGGGATCCTCGTGGGAGCTGCCGTGTGTGGGCAAGTCTCCGACAGGTGAGTACCCCCAGGCCAGGCAGGCCCCGTTTTCCCTCACTGCCCCTGttctcctgcccccagccctgacTGGCCCCGAGCTGGCCTCTCGCAGCCACGTCTGAGGAGAAAGCTCTCTGCTTGCAGTCGGAACGCCTGTGTGTGCATCTCGCTCCTGACACCCTTCGGCTGTGCTGCTGAGCAAGGCTcataccctctctgggccttggtttccccgACTCTTCCTCTATGCTTGTGGAAGGTCATTGTTCTAATCAAACATTCACTGCTcatgggccggcccggtggcacagcagctaagtgcgcacgttccactttggtggcccggggttctctcgttcagatcctgggtgcggacacggcactgcttggcaagccatgctgtggcaggcgtcccacatacaaagtagaggaagatgggcatggatgtgagctcagggccagtcttcctcagcaaaaagaggaggattggcagcagatgttagctcagggctaatcttcctcaaaaaagaaaatttactgcTCAAACCTGCTCAGCCACATGCCTGCCTTCAGCCACTGCTTGAGTACTCCTGAAGACAGGGAGCTCATTTCCTTTTGAGAGAGCCTTCGTGCCCACCTGGGCCATGAGGACTCTGTCTGTGCTCAGGAGCCCTCCATGGATGAGGGACGTGGGTCTGGCCCCAGGTGTCGCTTTGGCATCCACCTCTGCTCAGTGGGCAGCACGAGGTGGTTCGGGTGGTCCAGACCTCCGTGGCTGACGCCATGGCATGCCACGGACCCACaccctcctgtgtgtgtgtgcgcaggcTTGGGCGCAGGCCGCTGCTGACCTGGAGCTACCTTCAGATGGCCGTGTTGGGCACCGCTGCCACCTTCGCTCCCATGTTCCCTGTGTACTGCCTGTTCCGCTTCCTGGTGGCCTTTGCCACGGCGAGCGTCATGATGAACACTGCCACCCTCGTAGGCGCCCCCGAGCCGGGGCCGTGTGGGCGAGGCTCGTGCAGGCTCCCGGCTGACCCGCGCGCTCTCCCTGCAGTGATGGAGTGGACATCGACGCAGGCCCGAGCCTCGACAATGACTTTGAATGCCCTGGGCTTCAGCTTCGGCCAGGTCCTCGTGGCCTCCGTGGCCCACGGTGTGCGTGATAGGGTGCCGCTGCAGCTGGTGCTGTCTGcccccttcttcctctgctttgtgtaCTCCTGGTGGGTGCCACCTCCATCCCCCTCCTCAGAGGAGaccctgcccaccctccaccctgggGGCAGAGGCTGAGGATGTGGGAGGCCAGGGGAACAGGGCGGGAGAGGAACCATGGGAGCCTGGCACAGCAGGTGGCCACAAGCCCGCCACACTCCGACCCAGGGCTCAAATGCCAGAGACGCTTCTCcttccctgctcctcccaggtccctccctctcccttattcgtccttctccctccccattcCGTCCTGTCACCTCTTggtcctttctcctctcctgtcgCTGCTTGCTTTGGCAGGTGTGCCTCCAGACACATTTTCtgagcccctcctctgtgccaggtgtGGCAGCATAGGCCAGGCTGTAAGGTGGGATGCAAagatacaacacacacacacacacacagacacacacacacacacacacacctcactcCCAGCACACACAGCCACAGTCGGCCGTACGTACTGACATTGTTACTAAAGAACTGGGACCATGACCCAGTGGTCAGAGGGAACCCCCAGTCCCCTAGACAGAACTGACAGATATGGCAAGTTAGGAAATGTCTCCACAGCCCTTAAATAAACCAGGCATGGCCCTTgccaagtgcctggcacattgtaggtacagagtaaatgtttgttggatggatgtcgggatggatagatgataggtagatagatagatgagtgGATGGgcaggtgaatggatagatagataatagatagatagatgagtgagtggatgggtggatggatggatgggtgagtgggtgggtgggtggatggatggatgaatgagtgggtaggtggatggctagttagatagatagatagatagatggatggatggatggatggttggatggatggacagacggacAGATGGACGGACAGACGGATGGATGGttagatggttggatggatggatggatgagtggatagatggatggatggatggatggatggatgggtagatgagtggatggatggatggatgagcagatgagtggatggatggatggatgagtagataagtgggtgggtggatggatggatgagtagatgagtggatggatgggtagatgagtggatggatggatgagtagatgagtaggtgagtggatggatggatggatggatggatggatgaatgaatggggcCCTTCAAGGCTGGGCTGAGCTTGGTTCATTCACACACAGGCACAGCACTTAGTAGTCACTTGGCCATTCCGGCCACGGGACAAGGGAGCACAGCAGAAGCCCACGGGAGAACGGGGTGCCCGCACCCACACTAGGGCAGGAAGGCTGGCTCCACGAATCTCTCCCAGCCCAACAGCTCAGAGCAGAAAAGCTCTTAAAATGAAGGCTTTAAAAGTAATTTGCAGTCACTTTCCAATTACATCTCATGCAATGGCTCTGAGAGGAGGCAATCCTGCGTGACAGGTGGCCTTCTGGGAtggcagatggaccccaaagcaaCAGGGTGGAGGGTGGAAGGTGAAGGTTGGTGGTGCAGATTCCGCGGCACCCCTCCCCGCTCTTAACACTGATGCTGGCCCGTGGGCCTGAACCTCACTTTTCTGGGCAGACACCCCACCCAGGTGCTGTGTGAGTGCCCACACTCACTCACTACTTCCTCACTTCAACAAATAACCACCGAGCGCCCACCATGTGCAGGGCACTGGCTGATGCTGAGTGTGACAGCAATGAGACAGGGTCACTGCCTGTGTGGAGCTCACAGGAAATGCCATACATGACGGCACCACAAGCCATGCTTAGAGACTGACGAATAGCAGGGATGTGAGCCTCTGAggctggggcccctctgccccttgaACTCCTGCcagcttctctgcttctcttaaAAACCAATTTCTCTTCCTGAGAAGTGTCTGCACAGGCCGtccccacttcttccctcccagTCTCCTTGAACCCACCCCAATCGGGCTTCACCCACCTATAACCCTGTCACCATCGCTTGGCTCCCACCTTGCTCGGCCCCTGCAGCACACAGCGGGCACCATGGATGCTCTGTCCCCAAAGGACCTCGCCTGTGGCCCCAGCTCTGACTCCCTCCAAATGCTGCAAACCTCAGTCCCCTCTTCAGtctgacccctccccggcctccagCCTCGTGTTTCCAACTGTCTGTGGGACATCTCTGTTATTGCTGGCTCGGCATCACAGACCTAACGTCTCCTTCCCAAGGCTTCCTCACCGTTGGgagcagccccccacccccaggcactGGAGTCAGTGGCGCCGTGACACCACCCTCCCCCTCACCGGCCCCACTCCAAGTCCAGCAGCTCACGGGCTCTGGTCAACTCTTCCTCTG
Protein-coding regions in this window:
- the SLC22A12 gene encoding LOW QUALITY PROTEIN: solute carrier family 22 member 12 (The sequence of the model RefSeq protein was modified relative to this genomic sequence to represent the inferred CDS: inserted 1 base in 1 codon; substituted 2 bases at 2 genomic stop codons); translation: MAFSELLDRVGGLGRFQVLQTVALVVPIVWLTTHNIVENFSAAVPSHCCWVPLLDNRTTQASAPGALGPEALLTVSIPPGPNQGPHQCRRFRHPQXQLLDPNTTATNWSEATTEPCVDGWVYDLSTFTSTIVAEWDLVCDSQALKPVSQSIYLAGILVGAAVCGQVSDRLGRRPLLTWSYLQMAVLGTAATFAPMFPVYCLFRFLVAFATASVMMNTATLVGAPEPGPLMEWTSTQARASTMTLNALGFSFGQVLVASVAHGVRDRVPLQLVLSAPFFLCFVYSWWMAKSARWLLXTGRLEQGLQELQRVAAIKGKRAAGDALTPKXGEVLLSAMQEELSASQAPASLGTLLCTPGLGLGICVSTLCWFSTGFTFYGLALALQALGGDVFLLQFFIGVVDILAKIGTLLLLSHLGRRPVQAASLVLAGLCILANMLVPHELWDLRSALAALGLGGVGSAYTCIIVYTGELFPTTLRMTAVGLGQMAGRMGGILGPLVRLLAVQSPSLPLLLYGLVSVLSGLAALLLPETQNLPLPDTIQDVQNQAVKKVTCNTWRHPVLKSTHF